GGGGCGGGCAGCGTGGGGAGGGTCATCCCTTGACCGCCCCGGCGACCATGCCCTGCGAGATCTTGTTCTGCACGAGGACGAAGATGATGATGACGGGCACGGCGATGAGGGTGGCGCCAGCCATGACGGCGCCCCAGTCGGTCGCCTTGAGGCCCTGCTGGAACGACTGGATCCAGATGGGCAGCGTCACCGCGGAGTCCTTCGACAGGACGATCAGCGCGAGCGTGTACTCGTTCCAGGCGAACAGGAAGCTGAACACGGACGTCGACACGATGCCGGGTGCCAGCAGCGGCAGGGTGACCTTCCGGAACGCGCCGAAGCGGGAGCAGCCGTCGACCATGGCGGCCTCCTCCAGCTCGATCGGGATGCCGTCGACGAAGCCGCGGGTCATCCAGGCGACGAACGGGACGATCGTGCCGATGTACAGCAGCGACAGGCCGCCGACGGAGTTCAGCAGGCCCCAGCCGTCGAGCATGCGGTACTGCGAGATGAACAGGGCCTCGGCCGGGATCATCTGGACCACCAGGATCGCGATGATCATGATGGCGCGGCCGCGGAAGCGGAAGCGGGACAGGGCGTAGGCGGCCAGGAGGGCGCCGACGGTGGAGAAGACCACCGTGATCGTCGCCGCCAGCAGCGACGAACGCAGCGCCGGGAAGAAGTTCGGGTTGGCGAACGCGGTGGCGAAGTTGTCGAACGTGAACTGCTGCGGCACCAGGTGCGGCGGCCAGGCCATCAGTTCGGACGGGGCCTGGAAGGCCGAGTTGACCATCCAGTAGACGGGGATGAGCCAGAGCACGGCCAGGAGCAGGCCGGCGACGTTGGCGATGGGGTGCTTCCTCACGCCATTCCTCCCTGTCGGTAGAGCATCCGCAGGTAGCGGCTGGTGAGCACGAGCGTGAGGGCGAGGATGACCATGGCCAGCGCGGACGCCACGCCGTAGTCACCCTGTGCGATGCCCGTCTGGTAGACGTAGGTGCCGAGCAGGTTCGTCTCGCTGGCGATGCCACCCGCCTGCTGCAGCACGTAGATCTGGGTGAAGACGCGCAGGTCCCAGATGACCTGCAGCACGCCGATCAGCGCGATCACGGGCGCGATCATCGGCAGCATGATGTGGATGATCTGCTGGAAGTTGGACGCGCCGTCCATCTCGGACGCCTCCAGGACCTCGCCCGGCATCTGCGCCAGCGCGGCGTAGATCGTGATCGACACCAGCGGCACGGAGGCCCAGATGATCACGGCCGACGCGATGAGGAAGAACGTCAGGTAGTGCCCGCCGAGCCAGTTGAAGTTCAGGAAGCTGTCGAGCCCGATGCTCGTGAGGAGGTAGTTCAGGAGGCCAGAGCGCGGGTCGACCAGCCACTGCCACACCGTCAGCGCGGCCAGGGCGGGCATGGCCCACACGATGATGAGCGTCGTGTTGAGGATGACGCGCACCACCTTGTTGAGGCGGAGCATGAG
The DNA window shown above is from Tessaracoccus defluvii and carries:
- a CDS encoding carbohydrate ABC transporter permease is translated as MTSSTTRSTRRATGARPRSAQPLSRRVRLAGRWITPWALLAPMAAMVLVALGYPLVRQAVMSFQHFGLAQQFGKPAEWAGVSNYVTILTDPYFWSVFLKSILFCAWTAGITMLIGVGVAVLMLRLNKVVRVILNTTLIIVWAMPALAALTVWQWLVDPRSGLLNYLLTSIGLDSFLNFNWLGGHYLTFFLIASAVIIWASVPLVSITIYAALAQMPGEVLEASEMDGASNFQQIIHIMLPMIAPVIALIGVLQVIWDLRVFTQIYVLQQAGGIASETNLLGTYVYQTGIAQGDYGVASALAMVILALTLVLTSRYLRMLYRQGGMA
- a CDS encoding carbohydrate ABC transporter permease, giving the protein MRKHPIANVAGLLLAVLWLIPVYWMVNSAFQAPSELMAWPPHLVPQQFTFDNFATAFANPNFFPALRSSLLAATITVVFSTVGALLAAYALSRFRFRGRAIMIIAILVVQMIPAEALFISQYRMLDGWGLLNSVGGLSLLYIGTIVPFVAWMTRGFVDGIPIELEEAAMVDGCSRFGAFRKVTLPLLAPGIVSTSVFSFLFAWNEYTLALIVLSKDSAVTLPIWIQSFQQGLKATDWGAVMAGATLIAVPVIIIFVLVQNKISQGMVAGAVKG